ACTGGCTAATTCTGGAGTTTGACAACGGGTGAAAAAATCATATTTGGCCTTAATTTCCTGAAATTCGGGTAAATATCTTCCTGCCTGACGCATCATCCATACTGGTGGTCGTTCAACAGTTTCACCTTTTAATGCCTTTAAAAATAAGTCGTTCTTAATCATAAGTTCTAAGTCATCCCGAGTGGGCTCGAGTGGTTATTAGTTAAGTGCTTTTACTGCTCTTGCAATTACACTCTCAATAGTAGTTGCATTTGCAGTGGTATAGTTTGTTGTATGTTTTTTTGCTTCGGTTGCAGTGGTTTCTCCTATGCAAACGGCTAGCGTATTTTCTAATGTATTTTGAGTTATAAAACTCTGAACACCACTTGGACTAAAAAAGAGTGTAGCGTCAAAATGCTGTTTAAAGCTCTTTGTATTTAAACGGGTTTTGTAAACTTCAATCTCTTCAAAATCAACATTATTTTCTTTAAAAATTTGAGGTAATTCTGCTCTTCTGCTTTCACCGCAAAAGAAGATAAATCGCTCATTTTTATAGGTATTCACGATAAAATTTGCCAAATCCTGAGCATTATCTGCAGCATTTATTACGTTGAGGTCATTTTCTAAAAGTATAGCTTCGGTTTTGGGACCTACGCAAAAGCACTTGTAATCTTGCACACCTAACTGTTCTGCCTTTAGAGAAAGGAGCCCTTTAATGTCTGCGGACTCATTGGGTTCTTTAACCATTTTATTCAAAAATGCATTTACGGCATTTTTGCTCGTAAAAATCAAGTTCTCCAGATTACCGGGAAGTTCAAAATTTACATACTCAATTTGTATAGCATCGTATTCAACCACAGAAAAACCAGCTCCCAGAATTAAATTCTTTTGAGAAGGGGTTAATTTTTTTGTGGAGAGTATAGATTTCATTAGAGTAGGGGCGTTACAACTCTTTTTTAATGGACTCCATCAACTCGCGACCACCACTTTCAAGTATTTTGAGTGCGCAAAGAGTTCCAAAGTTTTGACATTCAGAAACCGGAACGCTTTCTTCAATATCCATTTTTTGAGTGCCGTCTAAGCTAAATAAAACTCCTTTAAAATGAATACGCTCTTCTTTAATTTCTGCAAAGGCGCCAATAGGTGCTGTACAGCCGCCTTCTAAAGTTCTTAAAAACTCACGTTCTACATGAGTTGCTAATTCAGAATCTTTATGATTAAGTTGTGCGCAGGCTTCTTTGCAATACGAGTCGTTTTGCATTACTGTAATAACCATTGCGCCTTGTGCCGGTGCCGGTAACATCCAGTCGAGCACGATGTGATTATCAGGCTTTAAGTTTATGCGCTCTAAACCTGCTTTTGCAAAAACAGCACCTACCCAATCGCTGTCAGCAACTTTTTGAAGTCGGGTATTTACGTTTCCGCGTAAATCAACGACCTGATGATGTGGGTATTTATTTAACCACTGGGCTTTACGTCGTAAACTGCCGGTTGCAATAGTAGCATTAGCATCAAAATCTGCAGAATTCTTTCCGTCTTTAAAAACAAAAATATC
The sequence above is a segment of the Leeuwenhoekiella sp. MAR_2009_132 genome. Coding sequences within it:
- the hemC gene encoding hydroxymethylbilane synthase; protein product: MAKTIRIGTRDSELALWQAHTVQHKLENLGYKTELVSVKSTGDLILDKPLYELGITGIFTKTLDVAMINGTVDIAVHSMKDVPTQLPKGIIQGAVLERAASEDIFVFKDGKNSADFDANATIATGSLRRKAQWLNKYPHHQVVDLRGNVNTRLQKVADSDWVGAVFAKAGLERINLKPDNHIVLDWMLPAPAQGAMVITVMQNDSYCKEACAQLNHKDSELATHVEREFLRTLEGGCTAPIGAFAEIKEERIHFKGVLFSLDGTQKMDIEESVPVSECQNFGTLCALKILESGGRELMESIKKEL
- a CDS encoding uroporphyrinogen-III synthase, whose translation is MKSILSTKKLTPSQKNLILGAGFSVVEYDAIQIEYVNFELPGNLENLIFTSKNAVNAFLNKMVKEPNESADIKGLLSLKAEQLGVQDYKCFCVGPKTEAILLENDLNVINAADNAQDLANFIVNTYKNERFIFFCGESRRAELPQIFKENNVDFEEIEVYKTRLNTKSFKQHFDATLFFSPSGVQSFITQNTLENTLAVCIGETTATEAKKHTTNYTTANATTIESVIARAVKALN